A part of Uloborus diversus isolate 005 chromosome 6, Udiv.v.3.1, whole genome shotgun sequence genomic DNA contains:
- the LOC129224897 gene encoding CCN family member 1-like: MPMDNGFFDCPMTCQCPESYPQCQDGVPVVMDGCGCCPMCARQQGDVCNTVQVCDASRKLQCTYADPFSASGICRVRRGQGCHVGQSNYIDGETFKLDCRTQCTCQNGTYGCVSLCPHENIRPSSKCHHPQLVKMHGSCCREWLCDSTLMDDRKSHCQNYTSEWTPCSTTCGVGFSSRISNNNPECQLKNETRLCMIRPCPTLEDLQQISYHGHHVRKNHKCRATIRSTEPVRLTDGGNCTSVELYQPKFCGFCSNHHCCNPKVTASKKIQFLCIDEEGTNLMQKEVLWIIKCTCSTVCS, from the exons CCGATGGACAATGGATTTTTTGACTGTCCAATGACTTGCCAGTGCCCAGAATCATATCCTCAGTGTCAAGATGGAGTTCCAGTCGTCATGGACGGTTGTGGTTGTTGCCCAATGTGTGCAAGGCAACAAGGAGATGTTTGCAACACTGTTCAAGTTTGTGACGCGAGCAGGAAACTTCAGTGCACTTATGCTGACCCTTTCTCAGCTTCTGGTATCTGCAGAG tgagAAGAGGTCAAGGTTGCCACGTTGGACAATCGAACTATATTGATGGTGAAACTTTCAAATTGGACTGCCGTACTCAGTGCACTTGTCAAAACGGAACGTACGGATGTGTTTCGCTGTGTCCTCATGAAAATATTCGCCCTTCTTCTAAGTGCCATCATCCACAGCTTGTGAAAATGCACGGTTCGTGCTGCAGAGAATGGCTATGTGATTCTACACTAATGGATG acaGGAAAAGTCATTGTCAAAACTACACTAGTGAGTGGACTCCTTGTTCAACGACATGTGGCGTCGGATTTTCTTCTCGCATATCAAACAACAATCCTGAATGCCAATTAAAAAACGAAACAAGATTGTGCATGATCAGACCATGTCCGACACTCGAGGACTTGCAGCAGATATCATACCACGGACATCATGTAAGA aaaaaccacaAATGCAGGGCGACAATTCGCAGCACAGAGCCTGTACGTTTGACAGACGGAGGCAACTGCACAAGTGTTGAATTATATCAGCCAAAATTTTGCGGATTCTGTTCAAACCATCATTGTTGTAACCCAAAAGTTACTGCAAGTAAGAAAATACAATTCCTCTGCATTGATGAAGAAGGAACGAATTTAATGCAGAAGGAAGTATTGTGGATTATCAAATGCACATGTTCGACAGTGTGTTCATAA